The Streptomyces lienomycini sequence GAACGGACCGAGGAGGAAGAAACACACATCCGCAGATGCCAGTGCCCTCAGACATGCCTCCCGACTGGGGGTAGTTTGTGCGGAAAAGTCCTCGAATCGCACAGGAGTGTGGCCCAGCGCGCGGATCAACCCATCAAGGGCGTCGCGCTCTTCCTCCAGACCTTTGCGGGCGCTGCTGATGAAGATCTTCACGCTACCGTGTCTCCACTGCTGCGGGTTCGCCTTGCCGGGCGAACCGGTTGGCTCATGTGCCTAGTGTGCCGATGTAGGGGAGGGAGTTGCTTTATGCCCGACGCTTCAGACGAGGCAATACGCGCCTACTGGAAGGAGCATCGAGAGCAGCTACGGCAGTGCGAAACCCAACGCTCCACTCTGACGAACCTCCTGCTTGTCGTTACGGCCGCTCTGAGCGCTCTGATCGTTCAGCAGAAGTTCACACTGAACGTCGTGCCCCTATGCCTCTTCGTCGCGTTGACGGGAGTGTACGGGGCCGTTGCCGTATCCAAGTACTACGAACGAGCCTCCTACCACCTCTCCCAAGCACGGGCGTTGACCGCAGACCTGGTGGCGCGAGGAGTGTTGGGGTCCAAAGAGGGGCTCGTACAGGCGCGCGGGGAGCACAACCGCAGATTTCCCCGACTGCACCGGGTCCGACTGCACCGCCTTTGGATGGTTCTGCACCTAGCCATCGCCCTCTACGGCGTGTCCCTCTTCTGCGTATGCGTGGCGGTGGCTTGAGGGCGGGACCGTGGCAGGGTGGCAGCGACGATCGGCCAACTCAAAGGTGCGGCCATCGGGGCCAAGGAAGTCGAGGGTTCACGGCCCCAGAATCCGTGGCCCCCCTCCGCCGACTGACCGAAAAGCACACAAAGCCGCGTTTCGCTGGCTGATCTGCTGACGCATCAGCGTCCCCCGCATACCGCCCAGGGGACACTGAAATTTTCAGAGGCACCGCGCGCCCGATGGACTCCTCGATCAAGCACCGTCGTCAATCCGGCAGGGCCGGCCGCGCTAGCGTGCCCGACGGGCGGCGAGGTCTCTCCTAGCGATTGACGGCGCACTGCGGATGGGGGCCTTGCTCCGCCGAAGCAAAAGGGTCAGGATCCCGCTGCGGGCTTCGCGAGGAATTCTTCTCCCGCGATGTAATACTTGCGGGCACTCCGCGACTCCAACTCCTTTGGGTACATTACGGCATACCCCGGAAGTATCATCACCTGCCACGGATCAGGAAGCTGGGCGCTCACAAATCGAAAGAACTCATCCGCCGTCATTTCAGACTGCTGGATGGTCACCTCAAATTGGTCGTAGTAGCTTTCCTTCTTGGTTCGATTGTACGCGTACCTGAAAGTGTAGGGGAGCGCCACCTTAACGAACTTCAAGAAGGTACGCAGGCTTTGGACCCCTTGAGGGAGATCGCTGATAACCCAATCGAGCCTGGCGGGATAGAGCTGATCGAAGTGATCGTCCGCGAAGACCGTGGTGTCTCGCTCGACGCCCGGATCATTGATACCGAAGCCGTTCTCGTTCCAGGGGGCTTGCCCATCGCCCTGAAACCTGTCGATGAGAAGCTTTTCCGGTGCGACTGCGGCGAAATCCTCATCCACGGACAAGGCTTTGAAGCTCATCCAGTCCAGGTGGATGTTCTCGCGGCCCTTCAGCTTCTTGTGGTGCTTGTTCAGCCTCTGGGCAAGAGTGGCGTCTGCTTTTCCGATATAGACGGGATCACCGTGACGGAAGAGCTGATAGACACCCTTATGGCGCGGGAGGAGGTCAATATTGCCCTCCGTCAGGGGCGCGGGGCTCAAGTCACGCAGAGCCATCGCCAACTGATCGCCGAGCGCCTTGGTGATGCTCAACTTGAACTCGGCATGGTTCTCCAGCGACACGACCTAGCCCCCTCCAGTGAGTGATCGGGATCACCCTAACCGGTGAAAAGCAGGCGCTCGCCGCCTCTTGCCCTTGAACCCCTTGATGATCGTTAACTCCGCGGTACACTTCCGCCATGCCTGAGCTGCGAGAAGAACGCCAAGAGGTCGGGACCTGCGTCGAGCTGTTCGCCGGCGGTGGCGGGCTCGCCATGGCCGTGCATGCGGCGGGCTTCCGCCCGCTACTGGTGAACGAGTACGCCAAGCGGGCGTGCGAGTCCTTGAGGATCAACCCGCCGGACGCCTCCGAGCCGGAGAAGCGCTGGCCGCTCGTTCCTGGCGATGTGCGTGACATCGACTTCACCGACCTTGTCTCGGACGAGGTCGATGTCCTCGCCGGCGGACCGCCATGCCAGCCCTTCAGCCTGGGTGGCGCCCACAAGGGGATGGAAGACGAGCGGAACATGTTCCCTGAGATGTTCCGTGCCATCCGCGAACTGAGGCCGAAGGCAGTTATCTGCGAGAACGTACGCGGTCTGCTCCGGCCGTCTTTCAGGCCCTACTTTGACTACATCTTGAATGAGATGCGTCTGCCGTTCGTGGAGCGCGGCAAGGACTCGACATGGGAAGACCACAACGAACTCCTTGAGAAGCTCATCGCCAACGACTCCGTCGACCCGTCGCAGCGGTACGTCGTCAAGGAGATGGAAGTTAACGCGGCTGATTACGGCGTTCCTCAGATCAGGAATCGAGTGATCATCGTCGCGTTCCGCGCTGACCTCGGTGTCGACTGGACCGAGTTCATGCCCAAGGAGACGCATTCGGAAGAGGCGATGATCCACTCGATGCGCGAGGGCGGATCCTACTGGACGCGGCATGAGGTGGATCCCGAAGTTCGCAAGCGTGTCATCGCCAACCTTCCACAGCTCAATTACGAGAGCGAGAAGGTAAAAGAGAAGCTGA is a genomic window containing:
- a CDS encoding GIY-YIG nuclease family protein, which translates into the protein MSLENHAEFKLSITKALGDQLAMALRDLSPAPLTEGNIDLLPRHKGVYQLFRHGDPVYIGKADATLAQRLNKHHKKLKGRENIHLDWMSFKALSVDEDFAAVAPEKLLIDRFQGDGQAPWNENGFGINDPGVERDTTVFADDHFDQLYPARLDWVISDLPQGVQSLRTFLKFVKVALPYTFRYAYNRTKKESYYDQFEVTIQQSEMTADEFFRFVSAQLPDPWQVMILPGYAVMYPKELESRSARKYYIAGEEFLAKPAAGS
- a CDS encoding DNA cytosine methyltransferase; this encodes MPELREERQEVGTCVELFAGGGGLAMAVHAAGFRPLLVNEYAKRACESLRINPPDASEPEKRWPLVPGDVRDIDFTDLVSDEVDVLAGGPPCQPFSLGGAHKGMEDERNMFPEMFRAIRELRPKAVICENVRGLLRPSFRPYFDYILNEMRLPFVERGKDSTWEDHNELLEKLIANDSVDPSQRYVVKEMEVNAADYGVPQIRNRVIIVAFRADLGVDWTEFMPKETHSEEAMIHSMREGGSYWTRHEVDPEVRKRVIANLPQLNYESEKVKEKLKLEPWRTLRDAIAGIDENEGNPLPPVSEDAVKNKLVVDGIPDHIGWPGARLYTGHTANLLDRPAKTVKAGVHGVPGGESVMQLDDVEFANFGGETGYRYMTVRETARVMTFPDRWILDGPRGEKMRQLGNAVPVKLGMAFSKAVASALKSVGALEAPERQK